A segment of the Nitrosospira briensis C-128 genome:
GCATGACGCCCAGCGCACCTGCGCACCCAGCTTGATCAGCGTTTCGATCAATACCGCCGTCTGGATGGTCATGTGCAGGGACCCGGCAATACGCGCACCTTCCAGAGGCCTGGCATCAGCGTATTCTTCGCGTAGCGCCATCAGACCCGGCATCTCGGTTTCGGCGATGGCAATTTCCTTGCGCCCCCATTCCGCGAGGGACATATCGGCAACTTTATAATCCGTAAATTCACTGCCCTTGCTTGTGGAGGCAGATGCGGATGCAGGACTGAGCACAGCGTTCATGAAATTATCTCCTGAAAGATGAACGAGCGCCGTTTGTTACGATCCTTCCCTGCCGAGCCTCGCGGGACTGTGCCCGTTGCAGCGCTCCTCGGCATGGCGAAGGGATGAAGCTAATCTGAAAATTCAAGCCTGAGCACGCGTCATTGCTTAAGCTTCTACCGCGGTTTTGATTCCTGCTTCGTCGCGCAGCAATGCGGCTTTATCTATGGCTTCCCAGGTGAATTCCGGCTCGTCACGACCAAAATGGCCATAGGCGGCGGTTTTCTCGTATATCGGACGCAGCAGGTCAAGCGTATGAATAATAGCACGGGGTCGCAAATCAAAATGACGCTCGATCAGCTTGATGATTTTCGCGTCGGGAATTTTTCCTGTTCCGAAAGTTTCCACCATCAGTGAGACAGGACGCGCGACGCCAATGGCGTAGGCTATCTGAACTTCACATCTGCTGGCGATACCGGCGGCAACGATGTTCTTGGCCACGTAACGCCCTGCATAGGCTGCAGAACGGTCGACCTTGGAAGGATCCTTACCCGAGAATGCGCCACCACCGTGATGCGCCGTACCGCCATAGGTGTCCACTATGATCTTGCGGCCCGTCAAGCCGCAATCGCCCATCGGGCCCCCTACCACGAAACGTCCGGTGGGATTGATGAGGTAGCGACTCTCGCCATTCAGCATTTTTTTCGGAAGCACCGGCTTGATGACTTCTTCGATTATCGCTTCACTCAGTTGCGCGTGAGGAATATCCGGATGATGCTGGGTAGATATCACCACGGTTTCGATCCGCTGCGGTATGCCGTTCACATAGCGCACCGATACTTGCGACTTCGCATCGGGACGCAACCACGGCAGGCGCCCATCTTTTCTCAGTTCCGCTTGCCGCTCCATCAAGCGATGGGCATAGTAAATCGGCATCGGCATCAATTGCGGCGTCTCGTCGCAGGCATAGCCGAACATGAGTCCCTGGTCGCCCGCGCCCTGATCCATTTCCTCTTCTTTAGTGCGGTTGACTCCTTGCGCAATGTCAGGAGACTGTTTGTTGAACGCGGTAAGCACAGCACAGGTACGATAATCGAAACCGATATCGGAACTGTCGTAACCAATACGCTTGACCGCCGCACGCGCAACTTGCATATAGTCGACGTTGGCTGTGGTGGTAATTTCACCCGACATCACGATCAGGCCTGTACTGCACAGCGTCTCGCAGGCTACCCGTGCACTGGGATCCTGGGTGAGGATAGCATCCAGGATTGAATCGGAAATCTGATCAGCTACCTTGTCTGGATGACCTTCGGATACGGATTCGGAAGTAAAAAGATATTCACTCATGTTGTCCAGCCGCCATAGTGGTAAAAGGTCTGTAGAATACCAAATTACTCGGGTATTAAGAAGATCAATGATAGTGAAACCATGTTTATTCCTGCGGAATCCTTGAACATCCGCACTTGCATAACGATGGCGTTTTGGGATTGGATACCGCAAAGGTACGCCAGGCACGTCAGGCACGTCAGGCACGGATGCGAGTGGTTCGCCAGGGATGGCGAGGGAATCGGGAATGGTAATGGTACCGAGGGCTTTCTCATGCGGCGCAGTACGCTTCGCTTATTGACGCTCTCCCCGACACTGCTACGCTTTACGCCTGACCGTGTGCAACTTTCCATATACACGGACGTCACATTCAGTTCGGCACGTCACAGATGAGA
Coding sequences within it:
- the metK gene encoding methionine adenosyltransferase, coding for MSEYLFTSESVSEGHPDKVADQISDSILDAILTQDPSARVACETLCSTGLIVMSGEITTTANVDYMQVARAAVKRIGYDSSDIGFDYRTCAVLTAFNKQSPDIAQGVNRTKEEEMDQGAGDQGLMFGYACDETPQLMPMPIYYAHRLMERQAELRKDGRLPWLRPDAKSQVSVRYVNGIPQRIETVVISTQHHPDIPHAQLSEAIIEEVIKPVLPKKMLNGESRYLINPTGRFVVGGPMGDCGLTGRKIIVDTYGGTAHHGGGAFSGKDPSKVDRSAAYAGRYVAKNIVAAGIASRCEVQIAYAIGVARPVSLMVETFGTGKIPDAKIIKLIERHFDLRPRAIIHTLDLLRPIYEKTAAYGHFGRDEPEFTWEAIDKAALLRDEAGIKTAVEA